In a genomic window of Chrysemys picta bellii isolate R12L10 chromosome 1, ASM1138683v2, whole genome shotgun sequence:
- the LOC135975361 gene encoding uncharacterized protein LOC135975361 produces the protein MQSSPAVMAVQSVNRKRAPAWTDREVLDLIAVWGDESVLSELRSKRRNAKIYEKISKDMAERGYSRDATQCRVKIKELRQGYQKTKEANGRSGSHPQTSRFYEALHSILGAAATTTPPVTVDSEDGILSTAGSSDMLGDGEDEEGDEEGEAVGSSHNADFPDSQDLFITLTEIPYEASPAITPDTESGEGSATPSATVSQPSLESHSQRLARIRRRKKRTREDMFSELMACSQAQAAQQTQWRENLTRMHQANMDREERWRQEDQQATQTLLGLLREQTDTLRRLVDVLQERRQEDRAPLQSICNRPPPPPSPIPTSPKVQRRRGGRVPANSHSTPAESSSSRRLSFPKI, from the exons atgcagagctctccagcagtgatggccgtgcagtctgtgaatagaaagagagccccagcatggactgatcgtgaagtcttggatctcatcgctgtgtggggcgatgagtccgtgctttctgagctgcgatccaaaagaaggaatgcaaagatctacgagaagatctctaaagacatggcagagagaggatacagccgggatgcaacgcagtgccgcgtgaaaatcaaggagctgagacaaggctaccagaagaccaaagaggcaaacggacgctccggatcccatccccagacatcccgtttctacgaggcactgcattccatcctcggtgcggccgccaccactaccccaccagtgaccgtggactctgaggatgggatactgtccacggccggttcctcggacatgttaggggacggggaagatgaggaaggagatgaggagggcgaggcagtcggcagctctcacaacgctgatttccccgacagccaggatctcttcatcacccttacagagatcccctacgaagcgtccccagccattaccccggacacagaatctggtgaaggatcagcca ccccgtctgcgactgtctcacaacctagcctggaatcacactcccagaggctagcgcggattaggcgtaggaagaagaggacacgggaggacatgttctctgagcttatggcctgttcccaagcccaggcagcacagcagacccagtggcgggagaacttgacccgaatgcaccaagccaacatggatcgggaggagaggtggcggcaggaagaccagcaggcgactcaaacgctgcttggactactgagggagcaaacggacacgctccggcgccttgtggatgttctgcaggaacggaggcaggaggacagagccccgctgcagtccatctgtaaccgccctcccccgccaccaagtcccatacccacctcacccaaagtgcaaagaaggagaggcggcagagtccctgctaactctcactccacccctgcagagagctctagtagcagaaggctctcatttcccaaaatttga